The DNA segment AGAGATCATCAGAAATATCTTGTGGGTATGGGTGGCGATGAGCTATGCCATTGCAGTTACTCTCATTATTAATGCTTTATTTCTTCCCTCAGAGCCTGAGAAATTACTCAATAAAACGCTTATATCGCAACTTAACCATATAGCGGACCTCTTAACTCCTGACAATGAACTCAAGAGAAAAGAAAATACCCTCGCCTCGATTGGTCAAGATTTACAATCGCTGTATAAACTACTGCAATATACCAAATCCCGCGATCGATTAAGTTCCAGCGATCATACGGCGCAATTAGCGATGGTAACAATGGTTTCTGAAATGCGCTCTCTTTCGTGCCATTTGCCAGTGGAGATAATTAACCAAAAATCCCGTGATACAGCCTTAAGGATTAAGTCTGTTTGTGAAGTTATGATAGCCAGTTTAAAAAATCACTCAGCACCTCTTACGCCAGATGCTATTAATACGAATATAGGAGATACAACCCTACGTGAAATGGCAAAGGTGATAAATAATTACGATCAAAATAAAAATGTCTCTTACGACAATAGCCCGAGCCAAAAGAAAAATTTCTCATTCTTCGTTCCTGATGCATTCTCAAATAAAATCTATGTTACCTATGCATTAAAAACATTACTTAGCGCGTTGATTTGCTATATTTTTTATACCGCCACAGACTGGTTTGGTATTCACACCATCATGCTAACCTGCCTCGTTGTTGCCCAGCCAGGTTTAGGCAAAACACAGCGAAAAATCACGCTACGTTTATTAGGTGCTATTGCTGGAAGTATTGCGGCACTGATTGCCATTGTTTTTATTCTGCCAAATTTAACCACGCTATTTGGGCTGCTATTACTTTCAGCGCCTATTTTTATACTTTGTTCATGGGTTGCCACTGGCCCAGAGAATATTAGCTATGCTGGCATCCAAATGCTGCTGACCTTCTCACTCGCCGTTCTCAATGGTTTTACGCCGGTCAGCGATCTCACCGAAGTACGCGACAGAATTGTCGGCGTCATTTTAGGCATTATTATCGCTGGGCTGATTCAAACCTTAATCAAGCCCGAAAGAAATGGGGAAGTATTGCAGCTTAAGCTCGCTGGCCTAATGGACTTAATGAAAACCAGCCTATCCATGAAAAATGCTACCGAAGATAAACGAGGTGCATTAATGCTAAGCTTTAAAGAGTGTGAGGATTTAGCCACCGAGATTGCCCTTGAGCCCACTTGGATGAAAGCAGAAGGTTCCCATGATGGGACTTGTCAGAAGTTACAGGAGGTTATGCAACAGGCAAAAAGCATGCTGATCAATACTGATGCGGTGGTGCTTTGGTGTCAGCAAAACGCGCCCGTTAACCCCGAAATTGGATGT comes from the Hafnia alvei genome and includes:
- a CDS encoding FUSC family protein; protein product: MKSFDLFVSRFYQGLGFYPGRANQILRTTVACIIVVILSQTLQIPDLALSLIVVFFVTQTNIVVTKLTGLFFIISIALAVATSLLILKITWDVPFLRILLASLVAFISLFMMRASKYGVIFYLVALIVIFSQSFVDVSSDSEEIIRNILWVWVAMSYAIAVTLIINALFLPSEPEKLLNKTLISQLNHIADLLTPDNELKRKENTLASIGQDLQSLYKLLQYTKSRDRLSSSDHTAQLAMVTMVSEMRSLSCHLPVEIINQKSRDTALRIKSVCEVMIASLKNHSAPLTPDAINTNIGDTTLREMAKVINNYDQNKNVSYDNSPSQKKNFSFFVPDAFSNKIYVTYALKTLLSALICYIFYTATDWFGIHTIMLTCLVVAQPGLGKTQRKITLRLLGAIAGSIAALIAIVFILPNLTTLFGLLLLSAPIFILCSWVATGPENISYAGIQMLLTFSLAVLNGFTPVSDLTEVRDRIVGVILGIIIAGLIQTLIKPERNGEVLQLKLAGLMDLMKTSLSMKNATEDKRGALMLSFKECEDLATEIALEPTWMKAEGSHDGTCQKLQEVMQQAKSMLINTDAVVLWCQQNAPVNPEIGCFIQQNVENIGVIVKRLKTGEKNDNLTEPDLPEDLSKNTSAMLTLLSDSIEDFCNGIKKL